One Triticum dicoccoides isolate Atlit2015 ecotype Zavitan chromosome 4B, WEW_v2.0, whole genome shotgun sequence genomic window carries:
- the LOC119295999 gene encoding GRF1-interacting factor 3-like — MQQAMSLPPGAVGAVSPPAGITTEQIQKYLDENKQLILAILENQNLGKLAECAQYQAQLQKNLLYLAAIADAQPPQNPASRPQMVQQPGSMQGAGHYMSQVPMFPPRTPLTPQQMQEQQQAQALSFPAQMVMRPGTINGMQLPMQAAGDLQPAAAPGGSKQDAVVAGASSEPSGTESHKKAGAEKEVSADVAEQS; from the exons ATGCAGCAGGCGATGTCCTTGCCCCCGGGAGCGGTCGGCGCGGTGTCCCCGCCGGCCGGCATCACCACCGAGCAGATCCAAAAG TATTTGGATGAAAATAAGCAACTTATTTTGGCCATCCTTGAAAATCAGAACCTAGGAAAGTTGGCTGAATGTGCTCA ATATCAAGCTCAGCTCCAAAAGAATCTCTTGTATCTAGCTGCTATCGCGGATGCCCAACCACCACAGAACCCTGCAAGTCGCCCCCAG ATGGTGCAGCAGCCTGGTAGTATGCAAGGTGCAGGGCATTACATGTCACAAGTACCAATGTTCCCTCCAAGAACGCCTTTAACCCCACAGCAGATGCAAGAGCAGCAGCAAGCCCAGGCCCTTTCTTTCCCCGCCCAGATGGTCATGAGACCAGGCACCATCAACGGCATGCAGCTGCCTATGCAAGCAGCCGGCGACCTCCAGCCAGCAGCAGCACCTGGAGGTAGCAAGCAGGACGCCGTAGTGGCTGGGGCCAGCTCGGAACCATCTGGCACCGAGAGCCACAAGAAGGCGGGAGCAGAAAAGGAGGTGAGCGCTGATGTAGCAGAACAATCCTAA
- the LOC119296000 gene encoding DNA-directed RNA polymerase I subunit rpa49-like: MASHETNPSPATSFKKKKRYSKKRKAIEVTVDASFHGAAAPVVGYFPTGYDPLAAAEPPRARLFCHEKHHNRVELVVGAPGGGPDFVGRSYAGEAAAPQLCGYALGVLDKATGTLKIVPISSNKILRLEPHFEVQQPAHSQQSAAEAGSSVADTELNRQDLTQAYGTKKDKDKDNKWKSLKEQRNDPSAYLDLDLGESKTTADATDSQASVEVRNIPPYDPAADTSEKAYLFDEIIPKNIRPHLLDIVGHFESGEFGLKGYGSFVSNRVNKLQELQGEDQERLAWILSYITHLLLLLARNSSMSKQKRKEKDQTIRGPMIPQAVHRKLLLVFTEPGSSSLSTEKHELLVNYILVLTLFADDFRSEPTDICADLKMNRQMLKPYYDQLGCKSVSTGAFKPFFMTLPAPLKFPQQVTRRRRRK, from the exons ATGGCGAGCCACGAAACGAACCCGTCCCCTGCCACCTccttcaagaagaagaagaggtactCCAAGAAGCGCAAGGCCATCGAAGTCACTGTAGATGCCTCCTTTCATGGcgccgccgcccccgtcgtcgGCTACTTCCCGACGGGCTACGACCCCCTTGCGGCCGCAGAGCCCCCACGTGCGCGGTTGTTCTGCCACGAGAAGCACCATAACCGCGTCGAGCTAGTGGTCGGCGCCCCTGGTGGAGGCCCCGACTTCGTCggccggagctacgccggcgaggCCGCTGCGCCGCAGCTCTGCGGCTACGCCCTCGGCGTCCTCGACAAGGCCACTGGCACCCTTAAGATTGTCCCCATCTCCTCCAACAAG ATTTTGAGGCTAGAGCCACACTTTGAAGTGCAGCAACCGGCTCATTCACAACAGTCAGCAGCAGAAGCAGGTTCTTCTGTAGCAGATACTGAATTGAACAGGCAAGATCTTACCCAGGCTTATGGGACCAAGAAAGATAAGGATAAG GATAATAAGTGGAAGTCACTAAAAGAACAAAGGAATGACCCTTCTGCTTATTTGGACCTTGATCTCGGAGAGTCCAAGACCACTGCAGATGCCACTGATAGTCAGGCATCAGTGGAAGTTCGCAACATTCCACCTTATGATCCTGCTGCAGATACATCTGAAAAGGCATATCTTTTTGATGAGATCATTCCAAAAAATATACGACCACACCTTCTAGATATTGTGGGACACTTTGAATCGGGAGAATTTGGTTTGAAAGGCTATGGGAGTTTTGTCTCGAATCGTGTGAATAAGTTACAGGAGCTTCAG GGTGAAGATCAGGAAAGGCTTGCTTGGATACTATCCTATATCACACATCTCCTGTTGTTGTTGGCGCGCAACAGCTCCATGTccaagcagaaaagaaaagaaaaagaccaGACCATCCGTGGACCAATGATCCCACAGGCGGTGCACCGCAAGCTGTTGCTGGTGTTCACGGAGCCAGGGTCTTCTTCCTTGTCGACAGAGAAGCACGAGCTTCTGGTCAATTACATTTTAGTACTCACACTTTTTGCTGAtgacttcagatctgaacctacgGATATATGTGCGGACTTGAAAATGAACCGCCAGATGCTTAAACCATATTATGACCAGCTGGGATGCAAGTCCGTGTCAACAGGTGCTTTTAAACCATTTTTTATGACGCTTCCAGCACCCCTCAAGTTCCCACAACAAGTCACAAGGAGAAGGCGGCGAAAATAA